A single region of the Acinetobacter sp. WCHA45 genome encodes:
- a CDS encoding class I SAM-dependent methyltransferase, which yields MKQNLDYYDINALAFFESTFQVDMESLYQPFLRYLPDHAFILDLGCGSGRDALAFKNKGYQVAATDYSKEMVDKASELAGIDVRFESFYELSELNQYDGIWACASLLHCERKRLHEVLEKILKALKVNGICYMSFKYGEGDRYKDGRQFTDMDESQAQNLLKNFDNILLLQQWITIDKRPDHNEDWLNIVFQKQN from the coding sequence ATGAAACAGAATTTAGATTATTACGATATCAATGCATTAGCGTTTTTTGAGTCTACTTTTCAAGTGGATATGGAAAGCCTATACCAACCATTTTTACGCTACCTACCAGATCATGCCTTTATACTCGATTTAGGCTGTGGTTCAGGTAGGGATGCGTTAGCTTTCAAGAATAAGGGCTATCAGGTTGCTGCAACAGATTATTCAAAGGAAATGGTTGATAAGGCAAGTGAGTTAGCTGGAATTGATGTACGTTTTGAAAGCTTCTATGAGTTATCTGAGCTAAATCAGTATGATGGTATTTGGGCATGTGCTTCACTATTACATTGTGAAAGAAAACGCTTGCATGAGGTACTGGAAAAAATACTAAAAGCATTAAAAGTTAATGGTATCTGCTATATGTCATTTAAATATGGTGAGGGAGACCGTTACAAGGATGGGAGACAATTTACAGATATGGATGAATCACAGGCGCAGAATTTACTAAAAAATTTTGATAATATCTTACTGTTACAACAATGGATTACCATTGATAAACGTCCCGATCATAATGAAGATTGGCTGAATATCGTATTTCAAAAACAAAATTGA
- a CDS encoding hydrolase or metal-binding protein produces MIKGLAITPPVLGRISIGKIVEKNGKRLPERDDQFTITSQIQNKDGWVKHPLDEQLRAKAQNQKLRTIPVRMIFNDPELNLRAEYSLFDRQTGRLICSGNGETCQRLGQNGIEQHLCPSPDLCPLAQGGLCKPYGRLYVNLDESDEFGTFIFRTTGFNSIRTLAARLRYYHAASGDLLSCLPLQLTLRGKSTTQSYRTPIYYVDLTLRDGINLQEAIISAKQMDEQSKVAGFYQEALDHVARQGYGNASFEVGGEEGLDIVEEFYSDESKPEQQQQTHDLGHVQDIQKGLQQSVQALN; encoded by the coding sequence ATGATTAAAGGTTTAGCCATCACACCACCTGTTTTAGGTCGTATTAGCATCGGCAAGATTGTCGAAAAGAACGGAAAACGACTGCCTGAACGGGACGACCAATTTACCATCACCAGTCAGATTCAGAACAAGGACGGCTGGGTGAAACATCCATTGGATGAGCAGTTACGTGCCAAGGCACAAAACCAGAAACTGAGAACCATACCTGTACGGATGATCTTTAATGATCCTGAACTAAACCTGCGGGCAGAGTACAGCCTGTTTGACCGCCAGACTGGACGCTTGATCTGTTCAGGCAATGGGGAAACCTGTCAGCGACTTGGGCAAAATGGTATTGAACAGCATCTATGTCCATCCCCTGATTTATGTCCACTGGCGCAAGGTGGGCTATGCAAACCCTACGGTAGGCTGTATGTCAATTTGGATGAATCAGATGAATTTGGCACATTCATCTTTAGAACCACAGGCTTTAATAGTATCCGTACTTTGGCGGCACGGTTGCGTTACTACCATGCTGCATCAGGTGATTTGCTTTCATGCCTACCTTTACAACTGACTTTAAGAGGTAAAAGCACCACCCAAAGCTACCGTACCCCGATTTACTACGTGGACTTAACTTTACGTGATGGGATCAATTTACAGGAGGCAATTATCTCAGCCAAGCAGATGGATGAACAAAGCAAGGTGGCAGGATTTTATCAGGAGGCGTTGGATCATGTGGCACGGCAGGGTTATGGCAATGCAAGCTTTGAGGTGGGTGGAGAAGAGGGTTTGGATATTGTTGAGGAGTTTTACAGTGATGAATCGAAGCCAGAGCAGCAACAACAAACTCATGACTTAGGCCATGTTCAGGATATTCAGAAAGGTTTGCAACAGTCGGTACAGGCCTTGAACTAG
- a CDS encoding YqaJ viral recombinase family protein: MNINTQIQYTLNHPPLQPYLPNLNQQSQQIEVGTRSKRLPRKAKIPTAKRFANTKQMNYQQWLEVRKQGIGSSDAATACGLNPYLSMLELWMIKTGRMQQNIEDESAGYAPLYWGKQLEPLVAEYYSMHTNHKVRRVNAVLQHPDEDKHFMLANLDYAVVGNEEVQILECKTVGEYGSKLWRDGVPLYVLCQVQHQLAVTGKQAAHICALICGHETKIFKVTRNETVIQHLINAERHFWQCVESDIPPSVDASDSAAKALQQLYPEQVPLLVEDLTQNEQANYLFNQLIEEKHKVEQHQQYFDELKHQLQMMMKEAERAVFTGGSVTWKKSQDSISLDSKSLLKQYPEYLQQFPQTKAGTRRFQIYPNGG, encoded by the coding sequence ATGAATATCAATACCCAGATTCAATACACCCTAAACCATCCACCACTACAACCTTATTTACCGAACCTAAACCAACAGAGTCAGCAGATTGAAGTTGGGACACGAAGCAAACGTCTACCCCGAAAAGCAAAAATACCCACAGCCAAACGCTTTGCCAACACCAAGCAGATGAACTACCAGCAATGGCTTGAAGTCCGAAAACAGGGCATCGGTAGCAGTGATGCCGCCACCGCCTGTGGACTTAATCCTTATCTGTCGATGCTGGAACTGTGGATGATTAAAACAGGTCGGATGCAACAAAATATTGAGGACGAAAGTGCAGGCTATGCACCCTTGTACTGGGGTAAACAACTTGAACCCTTGGTGGCTGAATACTACAGCATGCACACCAACCACAAAGTCCGTCGAGTCAATGCAGTGCTGCAACATCCTGATGAAGACAAACACTTTATGTTGGCTAATTTGGATTATGCCGTGGTGGGCAATGAAGAAGTTCAAATCTTAGAATGTAAAACTGTAGGCGAGTACGGCTCAAAACTATGGCGGGATGGTGTACCACTGTATGTACTATGCCAAGTACAACATCAACTCGCAGTAACAGGCAAACAGGCAGCACATATCTGTGCCTTGATCTGTGGGCATGAAACTAAAATCTTCAAAGTCACACGCAATGAAACCGTGATTCAACACCTGATTAATGCCGAACGTCACTTCTGGCAATGTGTGGAATCGGATATTCCACCCAGTGTTGATGCTTCAGATTCAGCAGCCAAAGCCCTGCAACAACTCTACCCTGAACAAGTACCCTTACTGGTGGAAGACCTCACCCAAAATGAACAGGCCAACTACTTATTCAACCAGCTTATAGAGGAGAAGCACAAGGTTGAACAGCACCAGCAGTATTTCGATGAGCTGAAACATCAACTGCAAATGATGATGAAAGAGGCTGAGCGAGCGGTATTTACAGGTGGTTCAGTCACTTGGAAAAAGTCACAAGACTCTATCAGCCTAGACAGCAAATCCTTGCTTAAACAATACCCTGAATATTTACAGCAGTTTCCTCAAACCAAAGCAGGAACAAGGCGTTTTCAGATTTATCCCAATGGTGGATAA
- a CDS encoding helix-turn-helix transcriptional regulator produces MNAFTGQTFQMNQIINIKHVVEFTALSRSKIYEMINKESKYYDPTFPQPIRLTEMRIGWSAWEIHQWIESKLESREE; encoded by the coding sequence ATGAATGCGTTCACAGGTCAAACTTTTCAGATGAACCAAATCATTAATATTAAGCATGTAGTTGAATTTACTGCCCTTAGTCGATCTAAAATTTATGAAATGATCAATAAGGAGTCAAAGTATTATGATCCTACATTTCCCCAGCCTATACGATTGACTGAAATGCGCATTGGTTGGTCAGCTTGGGAAATCCATCAGTGGATTGAGTCTAAGTTGGAAAGCCGAGAAGAATAA
- a CDS encoding HNH endonuclease signature motif containing protein, which yields MSVSIPTPQQQLKFLKQIQQILHSGSFSSTYKFALLMSLCRLAIEQGSDTDESLTLDYLDVAEKFIDLYWKQTLPFYFNENEPFLLQQNNGKQAGIISLIHIAQQSYKSLALARRDHVYWLQLKKKVADIVRKMPVTYLQNLKGQNIEFLYHLEDSQKQLILLPNVMYCLRQFSEIIEELCQKKWVDFVRLNKGNLLVLDGLPDLATFMFEPSRNQLRQVGEFLVDLQECKCFYCQKPIKHNKWAVDHFIPWAMYPADTGHNFVLADEKCNSAKSDFLASEEFLFQWQERNQNFDCLITDELSKLGFLANIQRSHSVASWAYQQAKENGYLLWINKP from the coding sequence ATGTCAGTATCTATACCTACACCACAACAGCAGCTCAAGTTCCTGAAACAAATCCAGCAAATTTTACATTCAGGAAGTTTTTCTTCGACTTATAAGTTTGCCTTGTTAATGAGCCTATGTCGTCTGGCAATTGAGCAGGGAAGTGATACTGATGAAAGCTTAACCTTAGATTATTTGGATGTTGCTGAAAAATTTATAGATTTATACTGGAAACAGACTCTTCCATTTTATTTTAATGAAAATGAACCGTTCCTGTTACAACAGAATAATGGTAAGCAAGCAGGAATTATCAGCTTAATTCACATTGCCCAACAAAGTTATAAATCTCTTGCCTTAGCCAGACGAGATCATGTGTATTGGCTGCAATTGAAAAAGAAAGTGGCTGACATCGTAAGGAAGATGCCTGTAACTTACCTGCAAAATTTGAAAGGTCAAAATATTGAATTTTTATATCATTTAGAGGATTCTCAAAAACAACTTATACTTTTGCCAAATGTCATGTATTGCTTACGTCAATTCAGTGAAATTATTGAAGAGCTATGCCAGAAAAAATGGGTTGATTTTGTCAGGTTAAATAAAGGTAATTTATTGGTTCTAGATGGCTTGCCTGATTTGGCAACATTCATGTTTGAACCAAGCCGAAATCAGCTTCGTCAAGTAGGAGAGTTCTTGGTTGACCTACAGGAATGTAAGTGTTTTTACTGTCAAAAGCCAATTAAACACAATAAGTGGGCTGTGGATCATTTCATACCTTGGGCTATGTACCCAGCAGATACAGGTCATAATTTTGTGCTTGCAGATGAGAAGTGCAATTCGGCTAAAAGTGATTTCTTGGCATCAGAAGAGTTTTTATTTCAATGGCAGGAAAGAAACCAGAACTTTGATTGCCTTATTACAGATGAGTTATCAAAGCTGGGTTTTCTGGCGAATATTCAACGTTCGCATAGTGTTGCGAGTTG